TTTCacctattttcaatttttacttTTCACAGTCAGGCCCTATCGCTCGTGAAtcatgaaaatgtgcaaataattgaaaaaaagaaatcccacctgtgtggagcttccatgttctctctgtgcctgcgtggtttttctctgggtactccggtttcttcccacatcccaaaaacatgcatgctgggTTATTTGATGattccaaattgcccttagatgtgcatgtgattgtgaatgactATTtatctatgtgtgccctgcgaatggctggcaaccagttcagggtgtatcccgcaaGTTCCCTGCCTGTTGTCCAGAGTCAACTGAAATAGGTGCCTGCACATCTGtaactctagtgaggataagcggtcagGAAAATGGATAAAACAATGTACTCATTCTGaaactgttttgtgtttgtctttgcagTTCACACTGAACCTCTCTGTAACTGCACCACCAGCACTTGCGCCATGTTCTCCAGCAGCCTCTACTATCTGTACCCCTTCAACATCGAATACCACATTTTTGTCTCCGCCATGCTCTTTGTCATGTGGAAGAACATTGGAAGGACCATTGACCTTTCTTCAAACCAGAAACGGCTAGCTACCAAAACTCAAGGTTTGACCCTGGGCCCCATTCTCGGTCTAGTTGCCCTCGCCAGCACCATCGGGATTTTAGTGGTTTATATAACACACGTGGAGGGTTCGGTTCAAACGCGGCGGTCGGCCATTTCCATGTTCTACATCTACGGCATCGTCATGCTGGTATTTATGTGCTCTGCCTGTGCATCAGGTTTACTTATATATCGAGCAGATCACATCCCACCGGACACCTCAAAGAACCCCTCAAGACAGCTGGACACGGAACTCCTATTTGGATCATCTATTGGCTCCTGGTTCATGTCTTGGTGCAGCATCATAGCTGTGTTGGGAGCTAGCAGCAGTCCCCCTTACCGTTGGACCAATTTGACTTATTCATTGCTTGTTGTGTTGGAGAAGTGCATCCAGAACCTGTTCATCATAGAGTCCCTCTACCGCCGCCAGGACGATGCTGGGCGCGGTGACCCTGAATTAGTAGCGTCTCCAGAAATCTTCTCAGTGACTTCCTCTTTGTCTAAACCTTACAATGGCATCTTCACCCGAGCCTATGACACACCGGACAGGGCTTGTGTCGCCATGGAAACTGAGCAGCAAGAGAGTGGACAGGTGTACAAATGTCCGAGGAAACCATCGGAGGTGCCAGTGCCTTTTGGAACCCAAGTGGTAAACACCCCAAATATCAAGAGGCAAATCCTGAAGAACATCTCTGTCTTCTTGATTATGTGCAACATCTCGGTAAGCTTTTCAGACCTGCTCGCATTTCAATGTTATTTTGACaagtgaacatttttatttctaatggAAAAATAGATGTTTCACTCATGTGAGGGAAATATATATAATCAATTTTATGTGCAGTAAACCTCCACTATTAGCAGGGTTGGGGCAACCAGTGAAAATCTGCAAGTTAATGACCTttccttaaaatggtttggaatTGCTTATACATTCAACAAAATGATGCCAAACCACTATTGTCCAAATGAaattcctcaactcacttcaacatagttaaTTGACACCTATATGCCACGAGATTGTGCTCAagaattttttattgttttagcctgacaacaaaaacaaaaaaacattaggtTTTCAAGCAGCTTACGGCTGtgctaccctgagaaaaccTGATCCAGTCACATCTCGGAAGCTACTgtaagtgggtttggccctggttagtacttggatgggagaccgacTGTGAATACCAGGTTCTGTAAGCTTCTtttccccggctaaaatgcggAGGGATTGGgtcaggaagtgcatccggtgtaaaattgtgccaaacaaatatgcgttcacctaagatgacacgctgtggtgacccctaatgggaggaagtgaaagtaaaagaagattAGGTTTTCCAGGAAGTAATTGAgatggcacccccccccccaaaaaaaagccaaacattAAAATCAGTAAATAGATGAATTTCACTGTACTTAAATTCATAGGGCTAGTAACACAAATCTTCCATTTCTCTTGTATACTAAGCATAACAATGTGTTTGCTATTCAAAATATAGTTTACCAGTGAGACTGCAGTAGACTTTTCCTGACTTTTTGTGCAGTGATTGGTGACTGACCATATTGACCCTGACCTGAGATTTTTACATGACAAGATATATTCAAGTTCTGGAAGTATAAATGAGTCAACACACTTCTGGTGAATTTTAATGCGGTTTGGCCGAGCCAAGATATCAGTTTCCCCGTGCTGAGCTTGATCTCAAAGGGTTTCTTTGTTTTCCAGCTCATTGGCAAACTATAGATATGCCTTATTGTTCCTTTAACCTACTCCTTGAACTAAACttgcccagtttttttttcccaggtgttCTATTCCTTCAATGAGAGTCGACGTTTTCACGGAAAACTGTTTTTAGGTTTTACACACAAACAAGCGGTCTTGTTTGTTGTGGGGGTATGTAACATgggccaaagaaaaaaataagtttactTTATCCTTTGTATGTCGATGAGAGTCGAGGTATAAAAGAAATGTATGTGTTCTTTACAGCTGTGGATCCTCCCCGCCTTTGGTTGTCGGCCCCAGTACGAAAATGGCTTGGAACAGGAGGCGTTCGGTTTCAGCATATGGACTACAACTCTCAATTTTGCGGTTCCTCTCAACCTTTTCTACCGCATGCACTCGGTTGCTTCTCTATTCGAGGTCTTCCGCCGCATCTGACAGACAATCAGAAGTTAGACAATGCGCAGCAATACTTGCGTCTGCTGGTTACTGAGTAGGTCTCCCGGCATGGCTGAAACATTCACCAGACTTAAAAGTACCGGTAAGCCCTGGCAACAAACACAACATATGTTTTGTAAGGATTTACAATTCCACCATATTAACCTGTGTCCCTTGAAAAACTACTCTGCGTAatgtgaatggggaaaaaaaaatcaagaatttATCAAGGGGTTCTTTATTTGTTCTGTTGTCACATTTCAGTCCATTTTTGAGTAAATCCTGTTGTATGTTAGTATTGTATTGTATGCAATATTGTGTGCAACAGATCATATTCTCAAGAGTTCCAGAAAGAACGTCTCACAGCACTGTGTTTTATATAATGTGCAAATGGCAGATGCTTTGACCTATAGCTAATACGCATTTGAAATATGCGAACTATTTATAGATGGATGATGTTCTCGTGATAGAATTTTCATATAGTATCATCTCGGATGTCAGTGTTGGCTCAGTACCAAATACAGGGTGTTCCAAAACTTT
This portion of the Syngnathoides biaculeatus isolate LvHL_M chromosome 10, ASM1980259v1, whole genome shotgun sequence genome encodes:
- the otop1 gene encoding proton channel OTOP1 isoform X2 encodes the protein MSPTMVEHNSLDIMCLNKYCNSSSSSSSSENDKKIWTKLKLNLAEDYPRKNAEILSGQYGTNVLMIGAALMLALAHHSPSVKEDHLLSFITSLMILQLVWMLWYMLVRSRHRNTRTEKDVHATTCWIRGGLTLLALLSMIMDVFRIGYYVGYQSCVSAVLGVYPVIHASHTIAQVHFLWFHIKDVIKSFETFERFGVIHAVFTNLLLWSNGVMSEAEHFLNNHKRRLSALGYGNLTIVHTEPLCNCTTSTCAMFSSSLYYLYPFNIEYHIFVSAMLFVMWKNIGRTIDLSSNQKRLATKTQGLTLGPILGLVALASTIGILVVYITHVEGSVQTRRSAISMFYIYGIVMLVFMCSACASGLLIYRADHIPPDTSKNPSRQLDTELLFGSSIGSWFMSWCSIIAVLGASSSPPYRWTNLTYSLLVVLEKCIQNLFIIESLYRRQDDAGRGDPELVASPEIFSVTSSLSKPYNGIFTRAYDTPDRACVAMETEQQESGQVYKCPRKPSEVPVPFGTQVVNTPNIKRQILKNISVFLIMCNISLWILPAFGCRPQYENGLEQEAFGFSIWTTTLNFAVPLNLFYRMHSVASLFEVFRRI
- the otop1 gene encoding proton channel OTOP1 isoform X1 — encoded protein: MYTQQYGQSFRKHLRAILLSTRYVTRVRLVAPPARCFDSSHFPGLWRAMSPTMVEHNSLDIMCLNKYCNSSSSSSSSENDKKIWTKLKLNLAEDYPRKNAEILSGQYGTNVLMIGAALMLALAHHSPSVKEDHLLSFITSLMILQLVWMLWYMLVRSRHRNTRTEKDVHATTCWIRGGLTLLALLSMIMDVFRIGYYVGYQSCVSAVLGVYPVIHASHTIAQVHFLWFHIKDVIKSFETFERFGVIHAVFTNLLLWSNGVMSEAEHFLNNHKRRLSALGYGNLTIVHTEPLCNCTTSTCAMFSSSLYYLYPFNIEYHIFVSAMLFVMWKNIGRTIDLSSNQKRLATKTQGLTLGPILGLVALASTIGILVVYITHVEGSVQTRRSAISMFYIYGIVMLVFMCSACASGLLIYRADHIPPDTSKNPSRQLDTELLFGSSIGSWFMSWCSIIAVLGASSSPPYRWTNLTYSLLVVLEKCIQNLFIIESLYRRQDDAGRGDPELVASPEIFSVTSSLSKPYNGIFTRAYDTPDRACVAMETEQQESGQVYKCPRKPSEVPVPFGTQVVNTPNIKRQILKNISVFLIMCNISLWILPAFGCRPQYENGLEQEAFGFSIWTTTLNFAVPLNLFYRMHSVASLFEVFRRI